A stretch of Podospora bellae-mahoneyi strain CBS 112042 chromosome 5, whole genome shotgun sequence DNA encodes these proteins:
- a CDS encoding Type I Iterative PKS (antiSMASH:Cluster_2; SMCOG1022:Beta-ketoacyl synthase; EggNog:ENOG503NYR4; COG:I): MPSSPCGAEPIAIIGSACRFPGGASSPSRLWQLLANPRDLSERVPAGRFHVDAFYHPDGEFPGTTNSARGYFLDYDPRLFDASFFSVTPKEAEAIDPQQRLLLEVVYEALESAGYSLQQHAGARVGVFAGVMTADYDTLSQRDELTTSQYYATGNARSMVSNRLSYFFNFKGPSMTIDTACSSSLVALHQAVLSLRSGDCEMACVAGANLILTPEQFIVESSLHMLSPSGHCNMFDANADGYARGEGIAAMFVRPLSKALASGDHILAVIRETGVNSDGRTTGITMPNWEAQAQLIQDTYRRAGLDINTLEDRCQYFECHGAGTAAGDPKEARAIEHAFFSGELRAGPSTDLIPPAERPRLLVGSVKTVIGHTEGSAGLAGLFKVVESMRHDTIPPNLHLDRLSPQVAEYASHLVVPTSPVPWPAVQPGQPKRASVNSFGFGGTNAHAIVEQYVPAIHDENFVSSSHVPRPIPTGSVGPRVNRICLPLVLSAKSEKSLVAVVQTYYDHLLKNPGASTEELSWHTYARRTAFAHRVSFAGTTTERLLGKLARFLKIPDAPPEPPRKKLKTTDKRETPPPVATMCRVKPEHQKPKLLGIFTGQGAQWATMSRGLLVTSKVYRDSIRQLDGILRQCPHPPPWSLEHEISADEGLSRVHRSTISQPLCTAIQIALVDLLHSIEISFHTVVGHSSGEIGAAYAAGRIGARDAILIAYYRGMDVNLACGAGGVKGGMLVAGMSMEEAADFCARREYSPGLCIAASNSPMVVTLSGDLDLIHEACKYLKGKRLLARILNVDTAYHSPHMEVPSIKYLEAIKSCNISPRAQNNGTAWISTVSGTGEPEAADLKGTYWRDNMMKPVLFYEAMSTALDKNGPFDGVIEVGPHCTLRGPVFEAIRESLGTEATLPYTGLLNRGMDDREAFGEFLGWIWAQFGAYNSHIRQFVLGSVQPELINTRIQGAPSYPWDHSQIHWRESRLSRQYHFRLAMPHELLGVRTRDDSRYLLRWRNILKFEKLTWARHHAFQGQSLLPASAYIIMAVDAAKAAAPEVAISVIELRDLKFYKGITFDPNSPGVEVLSSLIIEKETPDTWEASFLLTSTVADGRTDVKKNFSCRVAITSGAPHPNLLPTRPATRAETLSANPEAFYAMMAGTGLRYTGPFRGLQALDRRFDFASGSLRRVHPDDTTRLGLSPATLDSCLQTAFVTMSSPGDGAIWTPFLPVEIENIRMNLSLCNAQARSDTLVVDAHKTQATPCTRSAPASFTADIEIFNDEGKQEIQIEGLKVGSFGPTNPEDDYELYLTTQLDLDPEDAIVSAADEDVHHASPMLAESCERVASFYTKRLPATAVCPSPGSHLVSASIASRAELGRATSTWSDETEESLDRFILSSPYYSALNLVRRLGRKVPDVMAGMLPTVFEEARQTHSFQRHISRVVKQISHKYASMHVLGLTDAELGLTEHVLAGLGTSFASYRIGSRPEENLNDRIQLSESLSEKVITEKVDFTTGVPANGQLYDLVLLSTSLFEPHNTATVLGHVRSMMRPGGFLMLIQVTRTPLEERLRRAISCAVSLQSMSPTPPDWPDLLDQCGFQNSSEDSAQNYATGFSLIVRQAQSLEKALLMYPPSEDSDPERLMNRLLIVGGKQLWTSFISSQVTAALASHCGLITTVASLDDLAPGHAANFTAVILLCDLDEPLLLNMNEKRMEALKELLRPEMVILWVTESARTTTPGNSASLGFTRTLAAEIPGLTLQVLDLETVNTDPAVKAVSETFFRLAMYARIQHTSVENPLWVLEPEIHIKDGRRMVPRVRPWKKGNNRANAGRRIVTAPCNTLENVVEILPGHPGNGPYRAEEWGLASASDPPGELFGIQVNYSTVGALNTGLSSFPSAYVCLGRDTKTLATTVALSKVNASYIMMPTRWGTEITIPSLNEPVFFGLLVRYFLALSISWKARGQSLLVIEPDERFQECIKDVCVKQGISFQIFSTDEERCRRVPEMTFLHPALSRRGMRDLNLPQRALVVDMLPKGSRLSEMFKATVEEPSAYHHLSSFLRPAADLEVDGVNPDAGACVHLDRIWEGAVTLSLAKMETLADGAVSPLLSVPALVDCTEPVAPFSVIHWKAERDVQQIITPPYGRQLLSPSKTYLLVGLTRDFGQSLCTLLAQQGARHLVLASRNPPRRSPRWAEELTRKGVQLRFQTLDVTKMEQVTALKTKIAQTLRFPPVGGVVNGAMVLDDRVFSEMSIESFQRVMAPKTIGSSNLDDAFCSPDMDFFIMTSSFAAVGGHAGQSNYAAANMYMNGLAASRRHRGFVGSILNIGVIYGLGFLHREKENLYEGLEREGYPPISERDLHHMFLEAIVAGKPTEDQIYDITTGLRRFPAGRPTLHWHSDPRFCHFTRGSDDRDEESDAGPQQLSLKEQTSRGETEEDVAEILVPAFIKRLQNQLKLAEGTVTAEQSIVELGVDSLAAVEIRSWVWRTLGHDVGVMKILSGMTISQLCGEIAAATMAVRVTTQQRLEATGVPSDASATPHTTSVVSGAELETHSVATTAAEE; this comes from the exons ATGCCGTCCTCGCCCTGTGGCGCTGagcccatcgccatcatcggctCCGCGTGCCGGTTCCCGGGAGGCGCGAGCTCCCCCTCGCGCCTGTGGCAACTGCTTGCGAACCCGAGGGACCTCTCGGAGCGCGTGCCCGCGGGAAGATTCCATGTCGACGCCTTCTACCACCCAGATGGCGAGTTCCCCGGCACGACGAATTCTGCCCGTGGATACTTCCTGGACTACGACCCCCGGCTGTTTGACGCCAGCTTCTTCAGCGTCACGCCCAAAGAAGCCGAAGCAATCGACCCCCAGCAGCGGTTGCTTCTAGAAGTGGTGTACGAGGCCCTCGAGTCGGCCGGGTACTCTCTCCAGCAGCATGCGGGTGCCCGTGTTGGTGTGTTTGCCGGTGTGATGACGGCCGACTACGACACCCTCTCACAGAGGGACGAGCTCACCACAAGCCAGTACTATGCCACGGGCAATGCGCGGTCCATGGTCTCCAACCGGCTCTCGTACTTTTTCAACTTCAAGGGGCCCTCCATGACGATCGACACGGCCTGTTCATCCAGCCTGGTAGCCCTCCACCAAGCTGTCTTGAGTCTTCGGTCGGGCGATTGCGAAATGGCTTGCGTGGCTGGTGCCAACCTCATCCTGACCCCTGAGCAGTTCATCGTCGAGTCCAGCCTACACATGCTCAGTCCCTCCGGTCACTGCAACATGTTTGACGCCAATGCCGATGGCTATGCCCGCGGCGAAGGAATTGCGGCTATGTTTGTCCGTCCCCTGAGCAAAGCCCTGGCCAGTGGCGACCACATTCTCGCCGTTATTCGGGAAACCGGTGTCAATTCGGATGGCAGGACGACAGGGATCACGATGCCCAACTGGGAAGCGCAAGCACAGCTTATTCAGGACACATATCGACGAGCCGGCCTAGATATCAACACCCTCGAGGACCGCTGTCAGTATTTTGAGTGTCATGGGGCTGGAACGGCTGCAGGTGACCCCAAGGAAGCCCGCGCCATCGAACATGCCTTCTTCTCGGGTGAGCTTCGAGCTGGGCCGTCAACAGACTTGATCCCGCCCGCGGAAAGGCCTCGGCTTCTGGTTGGCTCAGTGAAGACGGTCATTGGCCACACTGAGGGGTCGGCAGGTCTCGCAGGGTTATTCAAGGTTGTCGAGAGCATGCGCCATGATACCATTCCTCCAAACCTACATCTAGATCGGTTGAGCCCGCAGGTTGCCGAATATGCCAGCCACTTGGTCGTCCCAACAAGCCCCGTCCCATGGCCAGCGGTCCAGCCAGGACAACCGAAAAGAGCCAGCGTCAACTCGTTCGGTTTCGGCGGCACCAATGCCCATGCGATTGTTGAGCAGTACGTTCCAGCCATCCACGACGAGAACTTCGTGTCAAGTTCCCACGTCCCTcgccccatccccaccgGGTCAGTCGGGCCTAGAGTCAATCGTATTTGCCTCCCTTTGGTACTCTCTGCCAAATCCGAAAAGTCCCTGGTAGCTGTCGTGCAAACCTATTACGatcacctcctcaagaaCCCCGGTGCCTCAACCGAAGAGCTGTCATGGCACACCTACGCCCGCCGCACAGCCTTTGCTCACAGAGTGTCCTTTGCGGGTACAACAACGGAAAGGCTTCTTGGGAAGCTGGCGCGATTCCTGAAGATACCAGACGCCCCGCCTGAGCCCCCTCGAAAGAAGCTGAAAACAACCGACAAACGAGAGACGCCGCCACCGGTTGCCACTATGTGTCGCGTGAAACCAGAACATCAGAAGCCCAAGTTGCTGGGGATCTTCACGGGCCAGGGAGCGCAATGGGCCACCATGTCTCGGGGTCTGCTTGTGACAAGCAAGGTCTATCGTGATTCTATTCGACAGTTGGACGGGATTCTGCGGCAGTGcccacatccacctccctgGAGCTTGGAACACGAGATATCGGCGGACGAGGGTCTTTCGAGGGTTCATAGGTCGACAATCTCGCAGCCTCTGTGTACCGCCATTCAGATTGCTTTAG TGGACTTGTTACACTCGATCGAGATTAGCTTCCACACGGTGGTCGGCCACTCGTCTGGGGAAATCGGTGCTGCATATGCCGCCGGCCGGATCGGTGCCAGAGATGCTATTCTGATTGCTTACTACCGTGGAATGGACGTGAACCTCGCCTGCGGAGCCGGGGGCGTCAAAGGGGGGATGCTAGTTGCAGGCATGTCAATGGAGGAGGCCGCCGATTTCTGTGCTAGAAGAGAGTACAGCCCAGGACTCTGCATTGCCGCCAGCAACTCGCCCATGGTTGTCACGCTTTCAGGTGATCTTGACTTGATTCATGAGGCCTGCAAGTATCTTAAGGGCAAGAGGTTGCTAGCACGGATACTCAACGTCGACACGGCTTACCATTCACCCCACATGGAGGTTCCGTCAATAAAGTATCTGGAAGCGATCAAATCGTGCAACATCTCACCGCGGGCTCAGAACAATGGAACCGCCTGGATTTCGACTGTGTCTGGCACTGGGGAGCCCGAGGCGGCGGATTTGAAGGGCACCTACTGGCGTGACAACATGATGAAGCCGGTGCTGTTTTACGAGGCTATGAGTACCGCCTTGGACAAAAATGGACCGTTCGACGGAGTGATAGAGGTCGGGCCCCATTGCACTCTTAGGGGGCCAGTCTTTGAAGCGATCCGAGAGAGCTTGGGAACAGAAGCAACTTTGCCCTATACTGGACTCCTCAACAGGGGGATGGACGACCGGGAGGCGTTTGGCGAGTTTCTCGGCTGGATATGGGCCCAGTTTGGGGCTTACAACTCTCACATTCGGCAATTCGTCCTGGGTTCCGTACAGCCCGAGCTGATCAACACGCGGATTCAAGGTGCTCCCAGTTACCCATGGGACCATTCACAGATTCATTGGAGAGAGTCGAGACTATCTCGACAGTATCACTTCAGGTTGGCCATGCCTCACGAACTGCTTGGGGTACGCACTCGAGACGATTCGCGGTACCTACTTCGATGGCGGAACATTCTGAAGTTTGAGAAGCTCACTTGGGCCAGGCACCATGCGTTCCAGGGTCAATCG CTACTCCCCGCGTCAGCCTACATCATCATGGCGGTTGATGCTGCCAAAGCCGCTGCGCCAGAGGTAGCAATTTCTGTGATCGAGCTTCGCGATCTCAAGTTCTACAAAGGCATCACGTTTGATCCTAATTCGCCCGGGGTCGAAGTTCTCTCCTCTTTGATCATTGAGAAAGAGACGCCAGACACATGGGAGGCTTCGTTTCTGCTGACTTCAACCGTTGCCGACGGCCGCACCGACGTGAAAAAGAACTTTAGTTGCCGGGTCGCCATCACGTCTGGCGCACCACATCCCAATCTGTTGCCAACGCGGCCAGCGACGAGAGCGGAAACACTGAGCGCCAACCCCGAGGCTTTCTATGCCATGATGGCCGGGACAGGCTTGAGGTACACTGGCCCATTCCGAGGGCTACAAGCACTCGACCGTCGGTTTGATTTTGCGTCGGGTTCCCTGAGGAGAGTTCACCCCGACGACACTACAAGGCTTGGCCTCAGCCCCGCCACCTTGGACAGCTGTCTCCAAACGGCCTTTGTCACAATGTCTTCGCCTGGCGACGGTGCCATCTGGACACCATTCTTGCCAGTGGAGATCGAGAACATTCGCATGAACCTATCACTGTGCAATGCCCAAGCACGGAGCGACACGCTGGTGGTTGATGCGCATAAGACGCAGGCTACACCATGCACGAGGAGCGCCCCGGCCTCCTTCACTGCCGACATCGAGATATTTAATGATGAAGGCAAGCAGGAGATACAGATTGAGGGACTCAAAGTTGGGTCGTTTGGCCCTACCAATCCCGAGGATGACTACGAGCTGTACCTTACCACACAGCTGGACCTTGATCCCGAAGACGCTATCGTGTCCGCCGCAGACGAAGACGTTCACCACGCGAGCCCCATGCTTGCCGAGTCCTGCGAGCGCGTCGCTTCTTTTTACACCAAGAGACTGCCAGCCACTGCAGTGTGTCCAAGTCCGGGCTCGCACCTCGTTTCTGCGTCCATCGCCAGCCGAGCAGAGCTGGGCCGCGCCACAAGCACCTGGTCGGATGAGACAGAGGAGTCTCTTGATCGGTTCATTCTATCCTCGCCATACTATTCGGCTTTGAATCTGGTCCGCAGATTGGGCCGGAAAGTTCCGGATGTGATGGCTGGCATGCTTCCTACAGTGTTTGAAGAAGCTCGCCAGACGCATAGCTTCCAGCGTCATATTTCGAGAGTGGTGAAGCAAATATCCCACAAGTATGCCTCGATGCACGTCTTGGGACTGACAGATGCTGAGCTTGGGTTGACGGAGCACGtgctggctggcttgggcACCTCCTTTGCATCCTACCGCATCGGCTCTCGGCCTGAGGAGAATCTCAACGATCGAATCCAGCTTTCCGAGTCTCTGAGCGAGAAGGTGATCACCGAAAAAGTCGATTTCACCACGGGTGTTCCAGCAAATGGCCAGCTCTACGACCTAGTTCTTCTGTCTACTTCTCTATTCGAGCCTCACAACACGGCCACTGTCCTCGGCCACGTTCGGAGCATGATGCGGCCTGGAGGCTTCCTGATGCTCATTCAGGTTACAAGGACTCCTCTCGAGGAACGTCTCCGTCGTGCCATCAGCTGTGCAGTCTCTCTGCAGTCGATGTCCCCAACACCGCCTGACTGGCCTGACCTTCTCGATCAGTGCGGATTTCAAAATTCCAGCGAGGACTCGGCCCAGAACTATGCCACTGGCTTTTCTCTGATTGTTCGTCAAGCGCAGTCTCTGGAGAAAGCGCTGCTGATGTATCCTCCCTCCGAGGACTCAGACCCGGAACGTCTGATGAATAGACTCCTGATTGTTGGCGGCAAGCAGCTGTGGACATCATTCATCTCCTCGCAAGTCACTGCAGCACTGGCTTCGCATTGCGGGTTGATCACTACCGTTGCGTCCCTTGACGACTTGGCACCCGGGCATGCTGCCAACTTTACAgccgtcatcctcctctgcgACCTGGATGAGCCCCTTCTGCTGAACATGAACGAGAAGCGGATGGAGGCCTTGAAGGAGCTACTCCGTCCAGAAATGGTGATCCTTTGGGTCACGGAAAGTGCCCGGACTACTACCCCTGGCAATTCGGCTTCTCTGGGCTTCACGCGCACCCTCGCTGCTGAGATCCCAGGATTGACCCTCCAAGTCCTTGACCTCGAGACTGTTAATACCGATCCCGCCGTCAAGGCCGTCTCTGAGACCTTTTTTCGCCTTGCCATGTACGCTAGGATTCAACACACAAGTGTTGAAAACCCTCTGTGGGTTCTGGAGCCAGAGATACACATCAAGGATGGTCGTCGCATGGTTCCCCGTGTTCGTCCGTGGAAGAAAGGCAACAACCGCGCGAACGCCGGTCGGCGGATTGTCACAGCTCCTTGCAACACCTTGGAAAATGTGGTGGAAATTCTGCCAGGGCATCCAGGAAACGGGCCGTACAGGGCAGAGGAGTGGGGATTGGCGTCTGCGTCGGACCCTCCAGGAGAGCTCTTTGGTATTCAGGTCAACTACAGCACTGTCGGTGCGCTCAACACAGGGCTCAGTTCTTTCCCGTCGGCCTACGTCTGCCTTGGCCGCGATACGAAGACCCTCGCCACCACGGTTGCTTTGTCCAAAGTCAATGCCTCCTACATCATGATGCCAACGAGATGGGGTACGGAGATTACGATCCCCAGTCTGAACGAGCCGGTCTTCTTTGGGCTTTTGGTCCGCTATTTCCTGGCGCTCAGCATTTCGTGGAAGGCCAGGGGACAGTCGCTCTTGGTTATCGAGCCTGACGAGCGGTTCCAGGAGTGCATCAAGGACGTCTGTGTCAAGCAGGGGATTTCGTTCCAGATATTCTCGACCGACGAGGAGCGCTGCAGGCGGGTACCAGAGATGACTTTTCTTCACCCGGCGCTTTCTCGACGCGGGATGAGGGATCTGAACCTTCCGCAACGCGCCTTGGTTGTGGATATGCTCCCCAAGGGGAGCCGTCTCTCCGAGATGTTCAAAGCCACGGTGGAGGAGCCCTCGGCGTATCACCATCTCTCCTCGTTCTTGCGACCAGCGGCAGACTTGGAAGTCGATGGTGTCAATCCCGATGCTGGTGCATGCGTACACCTTGATAGAATTTGGGAGGGAGCTGTCACCCTGTCGCTTGCCAAGATGGAAACACTGGCCGATGGTGCTgtctcccctctcctctctgtACCGGCCTTGGTCGACTGTACAGAGCCGGTTGCGCCGTTCTCGGTCATTCACTGGAAGGCCGAGAGGGACGTTCAACAGATCATCACCCCGCCTTATGGCCGTCAGCTGTTGAGTCCATCAAAGACCTACCTTCTTGTTGGTCTGACGAGGGACTTTGGCCAGAGCCTCTGCACGCTCTTGGCTCAACAGGGGGCGCGCCACCTTGTCCTGGCGAGCCGGAACCCGCCCCGGCGGTCCCCAAGATGGGCAGAAGAGCTGACGAGAAAGGGCGTCCAACTCAGGTTTCAGACGCTGGATGTGACCAAGATGGAGCAAGTGACCGCCTTGAAGACCAAGATCGCACAGACGCTCAGATTCCCTCCCGTCGGGGGTGTTGTCAACGGCGCCATGGTTCTCGACGACCGCGTCTTCTCTGAAATGTCCATCGAGTCCTTCCAGCGGGTCATGGCGCCCAAGACGATCGGTTCCAGCAATCTCGACGACGCGTTCTGCTCACCCGACATGGACTTTTTCATCATGACCTCGTCCTTTGCGGCCGTCGGCGGACATGCCGGCCAGTCTAACTATGCAGCGGCCAACATGTACATGAACGGCCTCGCCGCCTCGAGACGCCACCGCGGGTTTGTCGGttccatcctcaacatcgGTGTCATTTACGGGCTGGGGTTCTTGCACCGCGAGAAGGAGAATCTCTACGAGGGTCTGGAGCGGGAGGGATACCCGCCTATTTCGGAACGGGACCTTCATCACATGTTCCTCGAGGCTATTGTTGCGGGAAAGCCGACAGAGGATCAGATCTACGACATCACTACCGGGTTGCGGCGGTTCCCGGCCGGGCGGCCTACCCTGCACTGGCACAGCGATCCGAGGTTTTGTCACTTTACTCGCGGCAGTGATGATCGGGACGAGGAAAGCGACGCTGGGCCTCAGCAGCTGAGCTTGAAGGAGCAGACTAGCCGCGgcgagacggaggaggatgttgccGAGATTCTCGTCCCGGCGTTTATCAAGAGACTACAGAATCAGCTCAAGCTGGCGGAGGGAACTGTGACAGCCGAGCAGAGCATTGTCGAGTTGGGTGTTGATTCACTGGCGGCAGTGGAGATTCGATCATGGGTCTGGAGGACGCTGGGCCATGATgtgggggtgatgaagatTCTCAGCGGCATGACGATTAGTCAGTTGTGCGGGGAGATTGCAGCGGCCACCATGGCGGTTCGCGTGACGACGCAGCAGAGATTGGAGGCGACGGGAGTGCCTAGTGATGCCTCGGCGACGCCTCACACTACCTCTGTGGTTTCTGGTGCCGAGTTGGAGACGCATTCGGTGGCGACGACGGCAGCGGAGGAGTAG
- a CDS encoding hypothetical protein (antiSMASH:Cluster_2; SMCOG1092:hypothetical protein; EggNog:ENOG503NWP7; COG:Q) — MATPIPSHQRIVPGSVNLPPYPWPATAKDTSVDPVSIAESVTSKLNGSLSSGDFASISELFIDNGFWRDHLALSWTPRTIKTSAAIADYLSSSPTKLSSVQVDLTSEFRKPQIASFAPGGSPDVKGIAFYIKWGTSLGTGRGVARLVQEDGEWKIWTMFTCLVEVKGWEEKVGARRELGVEHGKQEGRKNWRERREGEQEKGEGEVLVIGAGQSGLTIAARLKMLGVKTVVIDTNEKVGDNWRKRYHQLVLHDPVWYDHMPYLPFPEHWPVFTPKDKLAEWFEFYAKALELNIWTSTSLTSSKWDEGTKTWEVKVNKGGREERVLRPKHIVLCTGHSGKKFMPDIKGLSEGVFKGLAVHSADFAGAKQQQEGTERKRKAVVVGACNSAHDICQDYYEKGYDVTMVQRSSTCVVSNKATLKVLLAVLYEEGGPPVEDSDIWLHGWPSEVMKSIQIDLARIQREMDKDLLEGLEKAGFRTDKGVDEGGLFMKYLQRGGGYYIDVGMSQLIIDRKVKVKQGEEIEELVENGLRFKDGEVLEADEIVFATGFMNMRTQARHILGDEVADRVDDVWGWDEEGEMKGIWKGSGHPGFWFHGGNLALTRYFSRVAALQIKARLEGLGA; from the exons ATGGCAACTCCaatcccctcccaccaacgCATCGTCCCCGGCAgcgtcaacctccccccttacCCCTGGCCCGCCACCGCAAAAGACACAAGCGTCGACCCTGTTTCCATCGCCGAGTCTGTCACTTCCAAGCTGAATGGGTCCCTCTCCTCGGGCGATTTCGCCTCGATCTCCGAGCTCTTCATTGACAACGGCTTCTGGCGCGATCACCTAGCTCTCTCCTGGACACCCCGCACGATCAAGACCTCTGCTGCCATAGCTGATTatctttcctcttctccgACCAAGCTCAGTTCGGTACAAGTGGATCTGACGTCTGAGTTTCGGAAGCCACAGATTGCGAGTTTCGCTCCGGGGGGCAGTCCGGATGTGAAGGGGATTGCGTTTTACATCAAGTGGGGGACTAGTCTTGGGACGGGAAGAGGGGTGGCGAGGCTTGTtcaggaggatggagagtgGAAGATTTGGACCATGTTTACTtgtttggtggaggtgaaggggtgggaggagaaggtgggggcgaggagggagttggGCGTTGAGCATGGGAAACAAGAAGGGAGGAAGAactggagggagaggagggagggggagcaggagaaaggggagggggaggtgttggttaTTG GAGCTGGGCAGTCAGGTCTGACGATTGCAGCGAGGTTGAAAATGTTGGGGGTCAAGACAGTGGTCATTGATACGAATGAGAAGGTGGGCGACAACTGGCGGAAGAGATATCATCAGCTGGTGCTGCATGATCCAGTGTGGTACGACCACATGCCGTATCTCCCCTTCCCTGAGCACTGGCCGGTTTTCACGCCAAAGGATAAACTGGCCGAGTGGTTTGAGTTTTATGCCAAGGCGCTCGAACTCAACATCTGGACTTCTACCTCCCTTACATCTAGCAAATGGGATGAGGGCACCAAAACTTgggaggtgaaggtgaaCAAGGGGggcagagaggagagggttcTCAGGCCGAAACATATCGTTTTGTGTACGGGACACTCGGGCAAGAAGTTCATGCCTGATATCAAGGGGCTGAGCGAGGGGGTGTTTAAGGGGTTGGCGGTCCACTCTGCTGATTTCGCCGGtgcgaagcagcagcaagaggggactgagagaaagagaaaggcggtggtggtcggggCGTGTAATTCTGCTCACGATATCTGCCAGGATTACTACGAGAAGGGGTATGATGTCACCATGGTGCAGAGGTCGTCGACTTGCGTCGTGTCCAACAAGGCGACTCTCAAGGTTTTGTTGGCGGTGCTGTACGAGGAGGGTGGACCGCCGGTCGAAGACAGCGACATCTGGCTTCATGGCTGGCCGAGTGAGGTTATGAAGAGCATACAGATCGATCTGGCCAGGATTCAGCGGGAGATGGACAAGGATttgttggaagggttggaaAAGGCCGGGTTCAGGACTGACAAAGGGGTGGAtgaaggggggttgtttaTGAAGTATTTACAACGGGGTGGGGGGTATTACATTGATGTGGGCATGTCGCAGCTGATTATTGATCGCAAGGTGAAAGTCaagcagggggaggagattgaggagttggtggagaaTGGGCTGAGGTtcaaggatggggaggtgctggaggcggATGAGATTGTGTTTGCTACTGGGTTCATGAATATGAGAACCCAGGCGAGGCATATTCTGGGAGATGAGGTTGCGGATAGGGTGGACGAtgtttggggatgggatgaggagggagagatgaAGGGGATCTGGAAGGGGAGCGGGCATCCGGGCTTTTGGTTCCATGGTGGTAATTTGGCCTTGACTAGGTATTTCAGTAGGGTGGCTGCGCTGCAGATCAAGGCGAGGCTGGAGGGATTGGGGGCCTAA
- a CDS encoding hypothetical protein (EggNog:ENOG503PARE; COG:C; COG:H; antiSMASH:Cluster_2; SMCOG1087:hypothetical protein), with protein sequence MGSTHHPLSIAIMGGGIAGLALAAALVKKPHLDIHVYEAVSAHSDVGAGLALHRNALAAMALLGPEVHQAYLDKAINIGEDAEAEMATDIFFACGPHANTGADQEPVAELGRAKGRKSVSRADLLAGLLGLVPGDKVSFGKRLTKIWEEEEEEGEGKVKFEFGDGTKGEADCVLGADGIHSVVRGYVVGEDHPARHPVNHDRWQVYRTVVATEDAIEAGVEERFTRTVPILLGPRGHVNCIPMNKGTRLSAGVAVRGAALGEKEVDGPGKGDNEGRRKELDVGLYKDYTPEARAIVELVARDTSASWAVGDHDNAPVYFKGRVAMLGDAAHASLPFAGNGAAQALEDAAVLDHLFERVKQPSQIEAALGAYDAVRRPRSQDVVGVARMLGRAYAFAERDIHEDPKKARVFFTQAGRFTNEADLTRQNEEAMAKMEDSVRGVSKNN encoded by the coding sequence atgggctccacccatcaccccctctcCATAGCCATAATGGGAGGCGGCATAGccggcctcgccctcgccgccgccctcgtcAAAAAACCCCACCTCGACATCCACGTCTACGAAGCCGTCTCTGCCCATTCCGACGTCGGCGCCGGCCTGGCCCTCCACCGCAACGCCCTCGCGGCCATGGCGCTTCTCGGACCGGAGGTCCACCAGGCTTACCTCGACAAGGCGATCAACATCGGCGAGGACGCGGAAGCGGAAATGGCGACTGACATCTTTTTTGCTTGTGGGCCTCACGCCAACACGGGAGCTGACCAGGAACCGGTCGCCGAGCTGGGGAGGGCAAAAGGACGAAAGAGCGTCAGTCGGGCGGACCTGTTGGCTGGGTTGCTTGGGTTGGTGCCGGGGGACAAGGTGAGCTTTGGGAAGAGACTGACAAAgatttgggaggaggaggaggaggagggggaggggaaggtcaagtttgagtttggggatgggacaaagggggaggcggaTTGTGTTTTGGGGGCGGATGGGATACATTCGGTTGTTAGGGGTTATGTCGTTGGGGAGGACCATCCGGCGAGACACCCGGTTAATCACGACAGGTGGCAGGTTTATCGGACGGTGGTTGCCACCGAGGACGCCATCGAGgccggggtggaggagaggtttaCGAGGACGGTCCCGATTTTGCTTGGGCCGAGGGGGCATGTGAATTGCATACCGATGAACAaggggacgaggttgagcGCTGGGGTTGCCGTCAGGGGGGCGGCGTTgggcgagaaggaggttgacgGGCCTGGGAAGGGGGATAATGAGGGGCGAAGAAAAGAGTTGGATGTCGGGTTGTATAAAGACTACACTCCGGAGGCGAGGGCCATTGTCGAGTTGGTGGCGAGGGACACGTCGGCTAGCTGGGCGGTGGGGGATCATGATAACGCGCCGGTGTACTtcaaggggagggtggccATGCTGGGGGATGCCGCTCATGCTAGTCTGCCGTTTGCTGGGAATGGGGCCGCGCAGGCGTTGGAGGATGCTGCGGTGCTGGATCATCTGTTTGAGAGGGTGAAGCAGCCGAGCCAGATTGAGGCGGCACTGGGTGCGTATGATGCTGTTAGGCGGCCGAGGTCTCaggatgttgttggcgtGGCGAGAATGCTTGGACGCGCTTATGCCTTTGCCGAGAGGGATATCCATGAGGACCCGAAGAAGGCTAGGGTCTTTTTTACACAGGCTGGGCGGTTCACCAACGAGGCGGATTTGACGCGGCAGAATGAGGAAGCcatggccaagatggaggatAGTGTGAGGGGGGTTTCAAAGAACAACTAG